In a genomic window of Seriola aureovittata isolate HTS-2021-v1 ecotype China chromosome 11, ASM2101889v1, whole genome shotgun sequence:
- the nfe2l2a gene encoding nuclear factor erythroid 2-related factor 2a, whose translation MMMEMEVMHPGQQDMDLIDILWKQDIDLGARREVFDYNHRQKEHELQRQREQEEEKKLHLLQEQEKALLAQLQLDEETGEYIPRPPSSAPLQSAVTPLEVTQNVSFTEENGDALSFDECLQLLAETFPVEETENTTVCLDTTAVSLPSSSNIMMSPEQPALPPATLSPGPLPPSQRMSPDLEQAWMELLSLPELQQCLNMQMEDTLETTTYPLANSPEVQSPNFTFYPMTNLTDGETNTLNVCPAEFISTFDASVPSMAPPDNLSQMEAKAPQLNTNFGAEGFCDIFYPTAILEDSSGQHGLEGNESTTVSDIPSKPPFIPMDLYSLSPGGAFDSGKHNLTAEMPDSDSGISSNTSPNASSPAKSAYGDGSFGYSDSDMDEMDHNPGSAESEYSEMFSLNFQPDDPVSDSAPIGQQQRQQGKKPKHHRTDPSEESGHNNAPFTKDKQKRRSDLRLPRDEQRAKALKIPFTVDMIINLPVDDFNEMMSKHQLNEAQLALVRDIRRRGKNKVAAQNCRKRKMENIVGLEGELDSLKEERERLLSEKSQNITDLKEMKQQLNSLYLEVFSMLRDEKGNTYSPSDYSLQQSTDGSIFLVPRIKKTFKSEDNHLSPL comes from the exons ATGATGATGGAAATGGAGGTGATGCATCCCGGTCAACAG GACATGGACCTGATTGACATACTGTGGAAGCAGGACATTGATCTCGGAGCCAGGCGAGAGGTGTTCGACTACAACCACCGTCAGAAAGAGCATGAGCTGCAGAGGCAgcgggagcaggaggaggagaaaaagctGCATCTGCTCCAGGAGCAGGAGAAGGCCCTGCTTGCACAGCTACAGCTCGATGAGGAGACGGGAGAGTACATACCCCGCCCGCCATCCAGCGCCCCACTGCAGTCTGCTGTCACACCTTTGGAGGTTACACAG AATGTCAGCTTCACAGAGGAGAACGGTGATGCCCTGTCATTTGATGAATGTTTGCAGCTATTGGCAGAGACATTTCCTGTAGAGGAAACTGAG AACACCACAGTTTGCCTGGACACAACTGCTGTTTCATtacccagcagcagcaacatcatGATGTCGCCCGAACAGCCAGCTCTGCCGCCGGCCACCCTCTCCCCAGGTCCACTGCCACCCTCACAGAGGATGTCCCCAGATTTGGAACAGGCCTGGATGGAGCTTTTGTCCCTCCCTGAGCTGCAG cAATGCCTGAACATGCAAATGGAGGACACACTGGAGACTACAACTTATCCTCTTGCAAACAGCCCTGAAGTACAGAGCCCAAACTTCACTTTTTACCCCATGACCAATCTCACAGATGGGGAAACAAACACTTTAAATGTTTGTCCTGCAGAATTTATCAGTACATTCGATGCCTCTGTTCCTAGTATGGCTCCACCGGACAATCTCAGCCAAATGGAGGCGAAAGCTCCTCAGCTAAATACTAACTTTGGTGCAGAAGGTTTCTGTGACATATTTTACCCCACTGCCATTCTGGAAGATAGCAGTGGTCAGCATGGCCTTGAAGGAAATGAAAGCACCACCGTGTCTGACATCCCCAGCAAGCCTCCCTTCATACCCATGGACCTTTACAGCCTCTCACCCGGTGGAGCATTTGACAGTGGCAAACACAATCTGACGGCTGAAATGCCAGACTCAGATTCAGGAATCTCTTCAAACACAAGTCCGAATGCTAGTTCACCTGCAAAATCTGCGTATGGAGATGGGTCCTTTGGTTACAGTGATTCAGACATGGACGAGATGGACCACAACCCTGGAAGTGCGGAGTCTGAATACTCAGAGATGTTCTCGCTAAATTTCCAACCTGATGATCCAGTTTCTGATTCGGCACCAATAGGGCAGCAACAACGGCAACAGGGGAAGAAACCCAAACATCACAGGACGGACCCATCAGAGGAGAGTGGCCACAACAATGCTCCCTTCACCAAAGACAAGCAGAAGAGACGCTCCGACTTGCGTCTCCCCAGAGACGAGCAGAGGGCTAAGGCCCTCAAAATCCCTTTCACTGTTGACATGATTATAAATCTGCCTGTTGATGACTTCAATGAGATGATGTCAAAGCACCAACTGAACGAGGCCCAGCTGGCCCTGGTCCGGGACATACGCCGCCGCGGCAAGAACAAAGTAGCTGCCCAGAACTGCCGCAAACGCAAGATGGAGAACATAGTGGGTCTGGAGGGCGAGCTGGACTCactgaaggaagaaagagagcgCCTGCTGAGCGAGAAGAGCCAGAACATCACAGACCTGAAGgaaatgaagcagcagctcaacagCTTGTACCTGGAGGTCTTCAGCATGCTGAGAGACGAGAAGGGGAACACCTACTCTCCATCCGACTACTCCCTCCAGCAGTCGACCGACGGCAGCATCTTCCTTGTCCCTCGCATTAAAAAGACTTTCAAGAGCGAAGACAACCACTTATCTCCTTTGTAA